The sequence TTTAAAACCATGATTTTAGTGAAGCTACCATCCTCATGATAGATCTCAATAAAATTCTCTTCCCGTTGAAAGTCTAGATTCTCTTTCTGTCCCGCCACTCCCATATTCATGGAGGATATGACCCCCTTTCGAGGAGCTACAATTTCTGTAGGTCCTTCCAACTTAAATGAAAGTCCTACATAATCATTATTTTTCTCCTTGGGTTGAAGTCTATTTTCTAAATGTGTCATTGGCTGAGCCAAGATCTTTTCACCTTCCCGTACAGGAAAAAAATAGGTTGGTTCTACCTTATTCTTTCCGTACATATTCCCTTTAACATAGCTGATGGAATAACGGTAATTGGTAGAAGCATTCTCCTGAATTCGTTTTAAGGTTGTGGCCCTATTCTTTCCAGGCATCGCCACAACGACCACTACATTCCCGCTAGTAGTACTCAAGTTTTCCAAACTGGAAAAATTTAAAAGAACTGTATAAGGAATTTCAGCTGTATTGACCGTGGACAAATCAACAGATCCATCCGCTTGTCTATCAGACTCAACAGTGATTTGAGCAAATGATTTACTACAAAATAAAAAGGTAAGTAGGGCGACTTGAATTCTTTTCATGCATCAAAAATGATTTTAGTTTTTATACTAAAATCTCTTTTAAAAAAGATAAAACCAAATTTATTCTCCATTCATTCTCTTCCTCCAGGCATAAGCCAACATAGGAAGTTGCTGATAACTTTTCACGCCGGCTTTTACTCCTTGGGATTTCAAAAATATATCATTTGACTTTCGACTCAATTCATAGGAGATTGGTTGAATGGCCTCGCTGGCTTCCCTGATAGAAAGAATGTCTTTTTTCACTCCAAGGTCGAGACCTTGAATAAACACTTTGTAATCTTCAGGATCCATTCGATAATAATCGCGGATTTGGTACATCAGCAACCTCAATTGAGCAGAATATTTCAACAAAGGATCATTACTGTTTCCACATATTACCCAAGCAATAAAGTTCGCTTCCCCTTCATTGGTCACACCATAGCTATGGGCCATTTCATGGGCTACTGTAAAAGGCTGTTCCAATGGATGCAAAGTTGGGTCTATATAGCTCTCTCCTGTAAAGGGGAAATAAATACCTAAAATCCCCATTCTTCTCATGAAACCGGGCGGTGGAAATAATTTGGTTCTAGGCCTACCGGTAAAATTCAACCCCAACATATCCAAATTCTCTCCCATATTAACCCGCACTACCTTTTCCAACTCGGGATAAGGTAAAATTTCAGTTATGGCAATCGTATCAGTGGTAATCAATCTTCTATATTGCTCCACCAATCGCTGGGTAATCATTACTTCCTCCTTCAGCTTCTCCAAATCCAAAGATTCGGTTTTTAAACCTAATTGCTGGAAGATAGGCGTGCGCTGATAATTGTAACCCCACAGCACTAAAAAGAAAAATATCAGGGCTCCCAAACCATTGGCCAATGCCCTCAATGAATATAAAACCTTTCTTTTCCATCCATATCTTTCTCTGAGACGATAGATATAGATCCCTAAAACAATAAATACTGCGATGATAAAAAAATAAACGCTGGGAAATGGCAAATATCCCAGCGTCTGATCTATCACATTCCGAATTACCGGAAAGAATTTTCTTGAATAAATTTCATCTGTAGCTTCTGGATTGAGAGATGCCACATATCGAATTCCTAATGCATTTACACCAAGAATTACCCAAGTCCAATCTCTTTTCCCCATCAGTACGGATTTACTTAAATTCCTTCTGCTTCTACTTCCTTCACTTCCGGAAGCATTCTGGTCAAAAGGTTTTGTATTCCAGCCTTTAAGGTAACTGTGCTAGAAGGACATCCTGAGCAAGAGCCTTGAAGCAATACTTTGACTACTCCGTCATGGAATGAATGAAATACAATGGCTCCACCATCCTGCTCTACAGCCGGTCTGATATATTCATCCAGAATACCTTTAATTTTTTTCACAACTTCTGAATCGTTCTCATCAAACAAAGGATCCTTGTCAAAACTTGCCTTTACCACAGGCTGCCCTGATTCTAAATACGCCTTGATATGATCTCTGAATATATTCTGAACTTCAGACCATTCCACATCCTCAGATTTGGTGACAGTCACGAAATTAGATGCAACAAAAACTCTCCGAACAGCTGCAAAATTAAACAGTTCCTGAGCCAAAGGACTATTTTCTGCACTTTCAGCATCTGGATAATCAAAACTTACTCCATCTTCTGCCAACATAAAATTTGCGACAAACTTCAAAGAGTTTGGATTTGGATTAGCCTCCATGTATAAATGGACAGGTCTCGCTTGTGCTTTTAGCATGGTATTCTCTTTTTTGTTTAGAAAACCGAAATCATAGGATTTAGTTCCGGGAGCTGCAAATTTCAACAAGAAATCTCTTATTTCATAGGATGGCCTGTAGCGGCATACCAGATCCCTCCATAAAGATGTTTCAAGAAATCAGGATCTTCCCAAGCAGACTCCACGTGTCCTAAAGCGGTGTAAAATACTCTACCTCCATCAAAATCATGATACCATGCCATTGGGTGGTTGTCTCCATTTCCCTTAGCTACCTTGTAAGTACTTTCATCAGCTTTTACCAAGACTTTGATATCAGGATTGATTTCTCTGAATTCATACAATTCATCTGTCCAGAGCCAATTTTTAGGCAAATGCCAAGTTGCTGGATGATTCTGATCCACCACTTCCAATCTTAGGGTTTGCTGAGCTGGGTGAGAAAGGAAATAAGCTCCGATCATCTTATTATACCATGGCCACTCGTATTCAGTATCTGTTGCTGAGTGAATTCCCACTACTCCTTTTCCACTTTGAACAAATTTCTGGAAAGCCGCTTTTTGTTCCGCGTTAAAAATGGTACCCGTAGTAGTGGTAAGGATCACCACATCGTATTTCGCCAAGTTTTCATCCGTAAATACACTGGCATCTTCTGTGGTGTATACACTGAATACATGCGTTTTCCCCATTTTCTTCAATGCAACTACCGCATCGGAAATAGATTGATGACGGAATCCAGCGGTCTTACTGAATACCAAAGCTCTGAATTGTTGAGCAGGAGCTACTAAAGCAATACTGAAAATCAGCCCTAGTGTGAGCAAAGATTTTTTTAGGTTCATTGGTTTTAAGATTTGATTATTAGGTATTTGATAAATTTTTACTTAATGATTTGAAATTTCTCTCCGGCTTCTTTTCTGGAAAATGCATTGAAATGCCACCATTCTGAACCTATTCCCATAAATCCGGAGTTGGTCATCACTTTTCGGAGGATTTCTCTATTTGCAATTTGAGCAGAAGAGATTACGCCTTCTTCCAACATCTGGCTTTCACGATCAGGATAGGCCGCATATCCAAAGAAATCATAGCCAGTTCCCATATCCAATGGTTCTGATTTAGAAGTATCGTAAATGGTCAGATCGACCGCTACCCCATAATTATGCAAGCTTCCCAATTTTGGGTCGGCTACATACAATGGTTTGATGCTATCTGGTTTATCCAAGTTGTCCCAGAGAATTTGCTGTACACTTAGAGGCCGTGCTCCATCATAAATTAATAAGGTATAATCCGGATATTCTGACTGTAGCTGCTGCTGAGCCTTTTTCAAACTTTCCGCTACCTCTGGCTGTAAATATGCATGGATCAATTCTCCGTAAACGTCTTCTCCAAAAAAATTATCTTCGGTAGAATATTTTAATTCCACTCTGATCCCAGGTACAACTTCCTCTACATTGACTAAATTTTGCTCAATCATTTGCTTTTCCAACACTGGAATTTCAGAGGATTGAACTGTAGTTTTATGATCACTTAACTGTTCCGCTATTTCCTTTTGTAGTTCTCCTTCAATGGACCTTAACTCCTTTTGGTTACAGCCTAAAAGGATTACCACACATACCAATAAAATGAAATTGGATCTCAATGAAATCATAGTTCTTTATTCACAATGGTGGCAGAAGCTTGAGCTGTAGGCAAAACCACTACATCAGCGATTACCACGTGAGGGGGTCTAGTTACGGCAAATTCCACAATGTCTGCAATATCCTGAGCGAGCAATGGTTCAAATCCCTGATAAACAGACTCAGATCTCTTCTCATCTCCTTTAAATCTTACCAACGAAAACTCAGTTTCCACCAAACCCGGGTGAATAGCTATTACTTTTAGTCCAAAAGGGTTTAGATCAATACGCATTCCATTGGTAATGGCATCTACTGCATGTTTGCTTCCGCAATAAACATTTCCATTGGGGTACACTTCTTTTCCCGCAATAGAGCCTATATTAATAATTATTCCGGATTTTCGCTTGGTCATCCCTGGAATGATTGCCTTGGAAACATACAACAATCCTTTCACATTGATGTCCATCATGGCATCCCAATCGTCCAAACTACCATTTTGAATTGGATCTAGCCCATGGGCATTTCCTGCATTATTGATCAACACATCGATAGCCTTCCACTCCTCAGGCAATGCTCCCAAGATATCCAACACCTTCTCCCTATCCCGTACATCAAACACTAACGGAAGGTATTCTACCTCATTTGGAAGTTCAGCCGCCAATTCCTTTAATCGATCAGCTCTTCTTCCAGTGGCGATGATATTGTATCCTAATTTAGCCAATGTCAGGGCACAGGCTTTTCCGATTCCTGAAGTCGCCCCAGTGACCAAAGCAATTTTATTTTCCATGCTGAAAGATAATTAGATTTGTATGGATGCTAAAATTCAATCACTACACAATTCCATTAGGGCAAAAAAAATACCAACTATCTTTTAACAAATGGAGGTAAACTACTGAAAATTCAAGTAAAGTGTAATGCTTTTCCTTTTGATGGAAGAAATGGCATCTGCAAGTTCGGGGATGGTATTCTCCCTTCTAAAGGCATTATTCAAGCCATGTGAAAAGCGGATCTCCGGCGCGAATTTGAAGTACTTAAAATAAATCTCGAACCCCATTCCCATCTCCAAAGAGACATCCTGTCCAGTGGTCACCAGGTCTTCAATATCCGCTTCGTCTTGGGCCTTGGTACGGAAATTATAGCTGGCTCCTCCCAAGAAGTACATTCGAGTATTGTTAAATCGCTGCGATCGATATTTAAAAAGTAAAGGAAGCTCTACCATTGTGGCTTCTGAGGTTAGCATTTGAGTACTTGTAGTATTGTTCAATGTATTGCCCTCATCTGCAGGAAAATTATCTAAAGAAGAGTCCGCTGTCCCAAAATAACTGACTTCTGTCTTATACTCATAGAAACCTACTTTTGGAGTAAAGAGTAATTGAACCTGATCATGAAACCGTAACATTCCAATGAATCCCAAAGAAAATCCTGGGGAATATTTAGGAAAGACCGCTCTGACTCCTGCCGAACTCGTTGTGGCAGGGTTCATAAAGGCATCCGAATATTTTATTTGATAGGCATTGGTATGTGCGGCCAGAAAAAACCCATAAGACAAGGTCTTATTATCCGAACCAGACCCTGAGGTAAGTCCAAACATCCCTTGCCCAAAGGAGGACAGGGTCATGACCATCATCAAAAATACTGTCAGGCTTATTTCACGCCCACATAAATGGAGCTGATGCCGAATGTAAGTGGTTTGCATAGAGTACAGGTAAATCCGACCTTATTCAATACAGCCAGAAAATCTTCTCCGTCAGGAAAGGCCTGAACGGATTCAGGAAGATAAGTATAAGCAGAATTGTCTTTGGATACAATTTTGCCAACCTGGGGAAGAACAAAGTTGGAGTAAAATCCATAAGCCTGTTTCATTGGAAAACTCCTAGGCTTACTGAATTCCAAAATTACTGCTTTCCCTCCAGGTTTTAAGACCCGATACATATCTGCCAGTCCCTTCTCCAGATTTTCAAAGTTTCTAACTCCAAAAGAAACGATGACAGCATCAAACTTATTATCTTCAAAGAGTAAACCTTCGGAATCCCCAAGCTGCAGCTCGATTTTATCATCCAGACCTCTCTTGGTCATTTTCTTCCTTCCTTCGGCAAGCATTCCTTCAGAGATATCTACTCCGATTACCTTTTCAGGATTAAGCGCTAATGCTTCAATGGCAAAATCTCCAGTTCCGGTAGCAATATCCAAAATCAGTTTTGGCTGATCTTTTTTAAGATAGCTTATGGCTTTTTTTCTCCAAATAATATCAATCCCCATGCTGAGCACGTGATTGAGCAGGTCATACTTGCCTGAAATATTGTTAAACATCTCAGCAACCTGAGCTTTTTTAGGGTCTTGCTTATCTTTGTAAGGTACTACAGACATCACGAATCGTTCTTTGAAGGCGCAATAATACTCAAGAAACCCGAGGATTGGAAAATTGTTACCATTTATGAGAAAGACATTCCTAAACTATTATTAGTATTTTTGCCACAAATCCACGTTTATGATCCAAAAAGCACAATTTGTAGTCAGTAACACAAACCCCGGAAATTGTCCAAAACCTGATCGGGCGGAAGTAGCATTTATCGGTAGATCAAATGTAGGAAAAAGCTCCTTGATCAACATGCTGACAGGGAAAAATGACTTGGCCAAAACTTCCCAAAAACCAGGAAAAACCCAATTGATCAATCATTTTATGATCAATGACCGTTGGTATTTGGTGGATTTGCCTGGATATGGTTTTGCCAAAGTCAATGTAAAAGTGAAGCAGGGCTGGGAAAATATGATCAGTACTTACTTGACCAAAAGAGAAAATTTGTGTGGAGTATTTGTATTGGTGGATAGCCGTTTGGAGCCTCAAAAAATTGATTTGGAATTTTTACTTTGGTGTGGAACGGAAGGCGTTCCTGCTGCTTTGGTCTTTACAAAAGCGGATAAGCAGTCTAAAACCAAGACCGATCAAAATATCCGGAAGTTTCTAAAAAAAATGGAAGAGATCTTCGAGGAGGCCCCGGATTATTTTATTACTTCTGCTGAAAATGGGCAAGGAAAAGAACAATTGACCACATTTATAGAAGAACTGGTACAAGAATACGAATCTGGGGAAATCATTTAATTGATAATCCTATATTTGCAGCCTGAAAAAAACAAACCAATGAATTTTAAAGACATCGCAACAGTAGCCGGAAAGCCGGGTTTATTCAAAGTTTTGAAACCATCTAGATCGGGAGTGATCTTGGAAAGTTTGGATGAGAAGAAAGCTAAACTAGTAGCAGGAATGTCTCAGCGCGTTTCTATCCTGAGCGATATTTCTATTTATACCATGACTGAGGAAGGTGCTGAGCCATTGGAATCCATCATGAAAAAAATCGAGGCTGAATTTCAGGGGGACTTGGGATTGGATGCCAATCCAGATGACTCCGAATTAAGAGCTTTCATGAAACATGTACTTCCAGAAGTAGATGAGTCCAGAGTCTATACCTCTGACATCAAAAAATTGATCTCTTGGTATAAAATCATCAGAACTCAGGTTCCTGAAACCTTAGAGGAAAGTAAAGAAGAAGACAAAGAAGAATAATTTACAGCCCTGCCATGCGGGGCTTTTTTGATATTTTATGGCCAACTCACTTATTCAAGAAACTTTTCAGCTTCTGGAAAAAGATTTTCAGTTGCCCGAGGCCAAAACTGCTTTTGACGAGGAAAAAGCGATTGATTTTCTTTCCAAAGTCATCCGCCAAATGCTGGATAGAGAGTTTGAACGCCTCCTCCAAATTTGCTATCGAGTCGATTTGGGAGAAGAAAAGCTGAAAAGAATCCTTCATGAATCCAAACCGGACCAAGTCGCACCTGATCTCGCCCGTGCACTGTGGGAACGACAAAAAATGAAGGTAGAGATGCGTAGAAGGTATTCTTGATTTATGATTTCAGATTTATGAGTTGAGATTTATTAATTTAGATTGTTCTTACATTTTCAATTTTAAATTAAAAACTGACCCCTATGGCTAATCCGATTTGGATCATGACATCCGCCTTCGATCAACTCAACCTAGAACAAACCATAGAAAAAGCGACGGAAATAGGCGTGCAAGGTCTGGACTTATGCGTTTTTAGAAAAGATGGAACCCGGGACGATTTTGTGGCTACGCATTTGGACTATGAAAATTTTGGTCCAGAAGAAGCAAAATATCTAATTGAGCAGTTCAACGGAGCAAAACTCCGACTTTCTATTGGAGCTTTTGAAAATTTGATAGGAGGTGATCCGGCTCAGCGAATCAAGAATCAAAATCACTTGCTTTGCTTGATCCGCATGGCTTATTTGTTAGGTGGAGATGAAAACGATGTAAAAGTAGGAACCTTTGTAGGCTATAACCACGAGCTAGGAAATCAAGAAGGTGGATTTGAGAAAAATTTATTGGAATACCAACGAATTTTCGGGCCTATCATTCGCTATGCCAATAACTTGGGTGTCACCGTCCTTTATGAAAATTGCCCGATGGAAGGTTGGAGAAGTTCAGGACACTTCGGAACCTTCAACAATCTTACGGGAGTTTTGGCAGCTCGAAAAATCATGTATGAATTGGTTCCAGAACTCAACCATGGAGAAATCTACGATCCATCCCATGACATATGGCAACATACCGATCCAATTTCTGTTATCCGACAAACAGATATGAATCGCCTTAAAAGAATCCATGTTAAATCTACTCTAAACAACCCAGATCCATTCTGGGGGAATATGTATCCCATGCAGGAAGTAAAAGCAGAATGGGCAGAGAAGTTGGGAATCCCTTCCAGTACTAACCCTTGGGATAGACATCATTATGAAGCTACACTTCCAGGTTTTGGATTGGGAGATTCCATGGATTGGAGGGCTTTTATCAATGTATTGAAAGACAGAGGTTTTTCTGGTCCCTTTGAAATCGAAAATGAGGCGGTGCTATCGAAGCAAACCGGAAACATGGGGGCTATTGTTCAAGGCTGTAAAGCGGCTGTTCAGAATCTCGCACCTTTGCTATATGAATTAGGTGATGAAGGCTGGCAATATCCACAATCAGAATATAAACCTCTTTTAGAAGTAAACCGAGCAGATATTCCACTGCAAACAATGGACAAATTATAAATTGAGAAGTGAGAAGTTTAAAATTTCAGCCTTCTCACTTCTTACTTCCTTACTTTTATCGCTGGCTTTCTTCATAGCCTGCATCTGCAGGTAAATTATACCCCTCCGATGCAGCAACTGCCAGTTGATCGCATCGCTCATTTTCAGGATTACCAGCATGGCCTTTTACCCAGATAAACTTGGGTTTATATTTTAAATGAAGCGGTATATACCTTAGCCAAAGGTCTGGATTCTTTTTATCCTTAAACCCTTTCTTTTGCCAGCCCCAAAGCCACCCTTTTTCGATGGCATCTACTACATATTTGCTATCGGAATAAATCCGTACAGGAATCCCGGTCACTTTCAAGGCCTGTAAAGCCCGGATTACTGCCAGTAATTCCATGCGGTTATTGGTGGTCAATCGAAACCCCTCAGAAAGTTCCTTACGAAGAATTTCTCCTTTATTGTTGAAAAGTAAAACGGCGCCATAGCCTCCTGGCCCTGGATTGCCTTTGGCAGCGCCATCCGTGTAAATGGTAATCATGGTACAAAGAAAAGGAAAATGATCAAGAGAAGAGTTTTAAACTCCGGAATCTACTCCGATTGGGAAAGCATTTGTCTTGAAAATTTTCACGGCGATGGAAAGAAGAATAATTCCAAAAATTCTTCTCAGCACATCCAATCCAGTCTTACCCAGCTTTCTCTCCAGCCAACTGGTACTTTTCAACACGCCATAGACAAAGATCAAATTCAACAAAATACCTATGGCAATATTGAGTTGGGCAAATTCAGCCTTCAGTGTAAGGATAGTGGTCAAAGTTCCTGCACCTGCTATCAATGGAAACGCAATGGGAACAATGGAAGCTCCTTCAGAAGCATCTGGATCAGGCTTAAAAAGTTCAATTCCTAAAATCATTTCTGCTCCTATCGCAAAAATGATCAATGCACCCGCAATCGCAAAGTCCTCTACTCCGATTCCAAAAAGGCTCAAAACTGACTTCCCTCCAATCAAAAACAAGATCATTAATATCCCCGCTGCCAAGGTGGCTTTTTCGGACTGGATATGCCCTACTTTTTTCCGCAAATTGACTATAATCGGAATAGAACCTAGAATATCAATCACTGAAAATAAGATCAGTGAAACAGATAAAATTTCCTTGACATCAAACATGCCGCGAAAGTATGAAATTTATGATTGGTGTTATATGATTTTAGAATTAAAAAATAAAGAACTATATGTTATTTCAGAAACAGGAAGTAAGAAAAACCTCAATCAATATTTTTAGAATAATCATGAGGTTTCTCCTTGTCGTTTCTCTTCCTTCGATGTGACTTCAATAGTTATTTAATACTTCGATAAAAAACTCATCAATTTATCCATTTCATCATTGGTGATGGCTGGAAAATTCGCAATCCTAAAACTAGTTGGTTTTAAGGGACCATATCCTGATCCTAATTGCATGCCCTCCTTTTCAGCATCTTTTTTCACAGTGGCAATTAACTCCTCCGGTCCAGCAACCGCTAAAACAGTCACGCTTCTCGTTTCGGAATTATCCACAAGCATCCTTAATGAGTTGGTATGAGCAATACAGCTTTCCAATTGTAACATACGCTCTCTAAGATTGGCATCAATATGTTGGATTTCCTCCAAATCTTTCAAAACCCTATTCAACAAGTAAATCCCCATTACATTCGGGGTATAATGGGTTTGATAGCCTTCTGCATTTTCCAGCATAAAACTTAAGCTATTGTACCTTCCGCTCTCTCCTTTTGCGGCACACTTTTCAATGGCTTTTGGAGAAAGAATCAACATCCCTAATCCTGCCGGTAGTCCAAAGCATTTTTGTACTGATGCGTACCAAACGTCTGCCAAACTGAAATCCAATTCTATCCCTGCCATAGAAGAAGTAGTGTCTACAGCAATCATTTTCTCTGGATATTTTTCTTTGATGGCCTCAATAACCGACATCGGAACTTGGGTAGCATTGGCTGTTTCGTTTTGGGTCAAAGCGATCAAGTCAAACTCCTCCGACACTTCAAGCCCAGCTACATCAATCGCTTGATTCGCTTCAATCTTTATTCCAGCTGTGGCGGGATTGATATGTTTCGCAAAGCCGATCCATTTTTTACCAAAAGAGCCAGAGTAAATATGAAAGCTTGCCTTTTCAACCAAAGACTGAGTGATGATTTCCCAGTTTTCGGTTGCACTGGAAGTGAACAATAATTTGTAATCATCTGGCATATAAAGCTTTTCCCGCATCAAAGATTCTGTTTCTTGATACAAATTCATAAATACCGAACTTCTGTGGTTGGCACTCAAAATCCCCTCTTGATAGGCATCCTGCAGGTAAGTTGGCAGAGAATCGTAGACCTTAGAAGGTCCTGGAGCAAAGGTTAACATAGGTTTGTAGGTTTATAGAAAATAGCGGATTCCCAATTCATAGCCCTTCAGTCCAAGCCCTGAAATCATGCCGATACAGGATTTGGAAATGATACTTTTATGGCGAAATTCTTCCCGCTTGTAAATATTGGAAATATGCACTTCCAAAGTCGGAGTAGTCACTCCAGCGATGGCATCTGAAATGGCCACAGAGGTATGG comes from Algoriphagus halophilus and encodes:
- a CDS encoding aminotransferase class V-fold PLP-dependent enzyme encodes the protein MLTFAPGPSKVYDSLPTYLQDAYQEGILSANHRSSVFMNLYQETESLMREKLYMPDDYKLLFTSSATENWEIITQSLVEKASFHIYSGSFGKKWIGFAKHINPATAGIKIEANQAIDVAGLEVSEEFDLIALTQNETANATQVPMSVIEAIKEKYPEKMIAVDTTSSMAGIELDFSLADVWYASVQKCFGLPAGLGMLILSPKAIEKCAAKGESGRYNSLSFMLENAEGYQTHYTPNVMGIYLLNRVLKDLEEIQHIDANLRERMLQLESCIAHTNSLRMLVDNSETRSVTVLAVAGPEELIATVKKDAEKEGMQLGSGYGPLKPTSFRIANFPAITNDEMDKLMSFLSKY